From the Maioricimonas rarisocia genome, one window contains:
- a CDS encoding error-prone DNA polymerase, which yields MPEQPEPRRQPLTLEVPSPVVEGPPYAELHCRTNFSFLEGASHPDELAIRAAELGLHALAVTDRNSLAGVVRAHTAAKDAGLKLLVGADITPVDAPSVVLLATDRAAYGRLSRLITVGRRRAPKGECELTFDDLADHHEGLLALVNLRERMRATPAGDDAALQRILSAYRELFGDRCYALMERHHEGDDLRRLMRMRELERRTGVPLVAANDVHYHQPQRRFLQDLVTAIRHGCSVAELGQRAFPNGERYLKSPQQMADLFAEMPELIERTIEVADRCRFSLDELRYDYPEELCPEGTTPLEHLTRLTWEGARRRYPEGIPDKVRQLVEHELELIGDLRYEAYFLTVWDLVRFARSRDILCQGRGSAANSAVCYCLGVTSVDPGRIDVLFERFVSRERDEAPDIDVDFEHERREEVLQYIYKKYGRERAGMTAEVITYRTRSAVRDVGKALGLSLDRVDTLAKNCGWMHDEGRIAERFREVGFDPESRLARQLRALVLEIMGFPRHLSQHVGGMVMTQGPLCELVPIENASMEDRTVIEWDKDDLDALGILKVDCLSLGMLSAIRRCLRMIEALEQDPEAGEPPFVPVADLMANIPAEDPQVYAMIQQADTVGVFQIESRAQMSMLPRLKPAVFYDLVIEVAIVRPGPIQGDMVHPFLRRRNGDETVEYPNETVRQVLEKTLGVPIFQEQAMRLAVVAAGFTPGEADQLRRAMGAWRRPGVIDQFRRKLIDGMNRQGYSQQFAEQVFNQIRGFGEYGFPESHAASFALLVYVSCWLKRYHPAAFCAALINSQPMGFYAPAQLVGDAKHHGVEIRPVDVNASDWDCTLERRDASQESATVDDRPNAYGAGGPALRLGFRMIGGLSRVEIERVVAERSARGPFSSFEEFARRTGLSQALLVKLSEADVFGSLEIRRRPAYWDALPSRESAPLFDLPEDSHDPADATTDEPQVQLPEMAPLEEVITDYETTGLSLKQHPMAFLRKFLARRGIARCCDLEVLEKDRRLRVAGLVLLRQRPSTAKGITFMTLEDETGQANLIVRQDVWERFHRVARGATAMIVRGMLQREHGVIHVLVDWMDDLSDELRMKSRSRDFR from the coding sequence ATGCCTGAACAACCGGAACCCCGTCGGCAGCCGTTGACGCTGGAAGTCCCGTCCCCTGTGGTCGAGGGACCTCCCTATGCCGAACTGCATTGCCGCACGAACTTCTCGTTTCTCGAAGGAGCCTCGCATCCGGACGAGTTGGCGATCCGTGCTGCCGAACTGGGACTTCATGCCCTGGCCGTGACCGACCGGAACTCATTGGCCGGCGTGGTGCGGGCGCATACCGCCGCGAAAGATGCCGGCCTGAAGCTGCTCGTCGGGGCCGACATCACTCCCGTCGATGCTCCTTCCGTCGTGCTGCTGGCGACCGACCGGGCGGCGTACGGCAGGTTGTCGCGGCTGATTACCGTCGGCAGGCGTCGGGCTCCCAAGGGAGAATGCGAGCTGACGTTCGACGATCTGGCCGATCACCACGAGGGACTGCTGGCGCTGGTCAATCTGCGCGAGCGGATGCGGGCCACTCCGGCTGGTGACGACGCGGCGCTGCAGCGGATTCTCTCGGCATACCGCGAACTGTTCGGCGACCGGTGCTATGCACTGATGGAACGGCATCACGAAGGGGACGATCTTCGCCGGCTCATGCGGATGCGGGAACTGGAGCGACGGACCGGCGTGCCGCTCGTGGCCGCTAACGATGTCCACTACCACCAGCCGCAGCGCCGGTTTCTGCAGGATCTGGTGACGGCGATCCGGCATGGCTGTTCGGTGGCGGAACTGGGACAGCGGGCGTTTCCCAACGGCGAGCGGTACCTCAAGTCGCCGCAGCAGATGGCCGACCTGTTCGCCGAGATGCCGGAGCTGATCGAGCGGACCATCGAAGTTGCCGACCGCTGCCGGTTCTCGCTCGACGAACTCCGCTACGACTATCCCGAAGAACTCTGTCCGGAGGGAACCACACCGCTGGAGCACCTCACCCGCCTCACGTGGGAAGGAGCCCGACGACGGTATCCGGAGGGCATCCCCGACAAGGTCCGGCAACTGGTCGAGCACGAACTGGAACTGATCGGCGACCTGCGTTACGAGGCATACTTTCTGACCGTCTGGGACCTGGTCCGGTTTGCCCGCAGCCGCGACATCCTCTGCCAGGGGCGGGGTTCGGCAGCGAACTCGGCGGTCTGCTACTGCCTGGGAGTGACGTCGGTCGACCCCGGCCGCATCGACGTGCTGTTCGAGCGGTTCGTCAGCCGCGAGCGGGACGAAGCTCCCGACATCGACGTCGACTTCGAACACGAACGACGCGAAGAAGTCCTGCAGTACATCTACAAGAAGTACGGCCGCGAACGGGCCGGCATGACCGCCGAGGTCATCACCTACCGCACCCGTTCGGCTGTGCGGGACGTGGGGAAGGCCCTGGGGCTCTCGCTCGATCGTGTCGACACGCTGGCGAAGAACTGCGGCTGGATGCACGACGAAGGACGCATTGCCGAGCGGTTCCGCGAAGTCGGCTTCGATCCCGAGTCGCGGCTGGCCCGGCAACTGCGGGCGCTGGTGCTGGAGATTATGGGCTTTCCCCGGCACCTCTCCCAGCATGTGGGAGGAATGGTGATGACGCAGGGTCCCTTGTGCGAACTGGTCCCGATCGAAAACGCCTCGATGGAAGACCGGACCGTCATCGAGTGGGACAAGGACGATCTGGACGCGCTGGGGATCCTCAAGGTGGACTGCCTGAGCCTGGGGATGCTCTCGGCGATCCGTCGGTGCCTGCGGATGATCGAAGCCCTGGAGCAGGACCCGGAAGCGGGCGAGCCTCCCTTCGTGCCGGTTGCCGATCTGATGGCGAACATCCCCGCAGAAGATCCGCAGGTGTACGCGATGATCCAGCAGGCAGACACCGTCGGCGTGTTCCAGATCGAAAGCCGGGCGCAGATGAGCATGCTCCCCCGGCTGAAGCCGGCTGTGTTTTACGATCTGGTCATCGAGGTGGCGATTGTCCGCCCCGGTCCGATCCAGGGAGACATGGTGCATCCGTTTCTGCGGCGGCGCAACGGCGATGAGACGGTCGAGTATCCGAACGAGACCGTCCGGCAGGTGCTCGAGAAGACCCTCGGCGTGCCGATCTTTCAGGAACAGGCGATGCGGCTGGCGGTCGTCGCCGCCGGCTTCACTCCCGGTGAGGCAGACCAGCTGCGGCGGGCGATGGGAGCATGGCGGCGACCGGGCGTGATCGACCAGTTCCGTCGCAAGCTGATCGACGGCATGAACCGGCAGGGGTACTCCCAGCAGTTTGCCGAGCAGGTCTTCAACCAGATTCGCGGCTTCGGCGAGTACGGCTTTCCCGAGTCGCATGCCGCCAGCTTCGCCCTGCTGGTCTACGTTTCGTGCTGGTTGAAGCGGTACCACCCGGCGGCGTTCTGTGCGGCCCTCATCAACAGTCAGCCGATGGGCTTCTACGCACCGGCGCAGCTGGTGGGGGATGCGAAGCATCATGGTGTCGAAATCCGTCCCGTCGACGTCAACGCCAGCGACTGGGACTGCACCCTCGAACGTCGCGACGCGTCGCAGGAATCCGCAACGGTCGACGACAGGCCGAATGCGTACGGAGCCGGCGGACCGGCACTGCGGCTGGGATTCCGGATGATCGGCGGACTCTCCCGCGTGGAGATCGAGCGGGTCGTCGCCGAACGCAGCGCCCGGGGTCCGTTCTCCAGTTTCGAGGAGTTCGCCCGGCGGACCGGCCTGAGCCAGGCCCTGCTGGTGAAGCTGTCGGAAGCGGACGTGTTCGGCTCGCTGGAGATCCGTCGCCGGCCCGCCTACTGGGATGCCCTTCCCTCGCGAGAGTCGGCTCCTCTGTTCGATCTGCCGGAAGACTCACACGACCCGGCCGATGCGACGACCGACGAACCCCAGGTACAGCTGCCGGAGATGGCTCCACTGGAAGAGGTCATCACCGACTACGAAACGACCGGCCTGTCGCTCAAGCAGCACCCGATGGCGTTTCTGCGGAAGTTTCTTGCCCGCCGGGGCATCGCCCGCTGCTGCGATCTCGAGGTTCTCGAAAAGGATCGTCGGCTGCGGGTGGCGGGGCTGGTTCTGCTGCGGCAGCGCCCGAGTACCGCGAAGGGGATCACCTTCATGACACTCGAAGACGAGACCGGGCAGGCGAACCTGATCGTGCGGCAGGATGTGTGGGAGCGGTTCCACCGTGTCGCCCGGGGAGCGACCGCGATGATCGTCCGGGGGATGCTGCAGCGCGAGCACGGCGTGATTCACGTCCTGGTCGACTGGATGGACGACCTGTCCGACGAACTCCGCATGAAATCCCGGTCCCGCGACTTCCGGTGA
- the ubiE gene encoding bifunctional demethylmenaquinone methyltransferase/2-methoxy-6-polyprenyl-1,4-benzoquinol methylase UbiE: MTQATVDKSNQRVRRMFGEIAPRYDLMNHVLSGGVDYWWRWRTVRLVPPTGDAPILDVCTGTGDLAFAYRKKSGGRVPVIGTDFTFEMLQRAREKGKSSDVAFMEADTQVLPFPSETFQIVSVAFGLRNVCDTQAGLREMTRVCAPGGHVAILEFSKPTNPVFKRVYAAYFKHVLPRIGQLFAKNQHDAYNYLPESVAQFPEGQALAALMEEAGLDEVRFHPLTFGIATLYIGRKPAATS, from the coding sequence ATGACTCAGGCAACGGTCGACAAGTCGAATCAGCGGGTCCGGCGGATGTTCGGCGAGATCGCCCCCCGCTACGACCTGATGAATCACGTCCTCTCCGGCGGCGTCGATTACTGGTGGCGATGGCGGACCGTGCGGCTGGTCCCCCCGACCGGCGATGCTCCCATTCTCGATGTCTGCACCGGCACCGGCGATCTGGCGTTCGCCTACCGCAAGAAGAGCGGCGGCCGCGTCCCCGTCATCGGCACCGACTTCACGTTCGAGATGCTGCAGCGGGCCCGCGAGAAGGGAAAGTCGAGCGACGTCGCCTTCATGGAAGCGGACACGCAGGTGCTGCCGTTTCCCTCGGAGACCTTTCAGATCGTCTCTGTCGCGTTCGGACTGCGGAACGTCTGTGACACACAGGCCGGACTGCGGGAGATGACCCGCGTCTGTGCGCCCGGCGGGCATGTGGCGATCCTGGAGTTCTCGAAGCCGACCAATCCGGTTTTCAAACGGGTCTACGCAGCTTACTTCAAACACGTTCTGCCGCGGATCGGCCAGCTGTTCGCGAAGAACCAGCACGACGCCTACAACTATCTGCCGGAGTCGGTCGCCCAGTTTCCCGAAGGGCAGGCACTGGCGGCGCTGATGGAAGAAGCGGGTCTGGACGAGGTGCGTTTTCATCCGCTGACGTTCGGCATTGCGACGCTGTACATCGGCCGCAAGCCGGCTGCCACGAGCTGA
- a CDS encoding bile acid:sodium symporter family protein — MNEPVRRRSLLERYLLLWLILSSGLAMVWPHVWESIHSSFPEALASVLRADFDPFVESRVYQGQPQPWLTLTVVITMFAVGCLLPADEIRQVMQRWPTVIGGTAVQYTSMPLLAWGLATLFRLPDDLRIGVIMVGCVPGAMASNVLTLAAKGNISYSVSLTTSATLLSPVIVPVVMWLTLGKSVETAVFVEASARLLREVVLPVVAGHLLCRMSDRFSGISRRVAGPVANLAILWIIAVVVGLNRDRIMALSGTLFAVLLLLNLLGYLAGWLGGSGLGLTTGMRRALMLEVGMQNAGVGAKLASDLFEGSTTTMIPAAIYAFGCMLTGTILAHFMAGREEARGSSGES; from the coding sequence GTGAACGAACCTGTCCGCCGCCGATCACTGCTCGAACGGTACCTGCTGCTCTGGCTGATCCTCTCTTCCGGCCTGGCGATGGTCTGGCCGCACGTCTGGGAGTCGATCCACAGCAGTTTCCCGGAAGCGCTCGCTTCGGTCCTGAGAGCCGACTTCGATCCGTTCGTCGAGTCCCGCGTCTATCAGGGCCAGCCGCAGCCCTGGCTGACGCTGACGGTTGTCATCACCATGTTTGCCGTCGGCTGTCTGCTGCCGGCCGACGAGATCCGGCAGGTGATGCAGCGATGGCCGACCGTGATCGGCGGGACGGCGGTGCAGTACACGTCGATGCCGCTGCTCGCGTGGGGACTGGCCACGCTGTTCCGGCTGCCGGACGACCTGCGGATTGGCGTCATCATGGTCGGCTGCGTGCCCGGGGCGATGGCGTCGAACGTGCTCACGCTCGCGGCGAAGGGGAACATCAGCTACTCGGTCAGTCTGACGACCTCGGCCACGCTGCTCTCGCCGGTCATCGTCCCGGTCGTGATGTGGTTGACGCTGGGCAAATCGGTCGAGACGGCGGTCTTCGTCGAGGCGAGCGCCCGGCTGCTGCGTGAGGTCGTGCTGCCGGTCGTGGCCGGGCATCTGCTCTGCCGAATGAGCGATCGCTTCAGCGGGATCAGCCGCCGAGTGGCCGGGCCGGTCGCGAACCTGGCAATCCTCTGGATCATTGCCGTCGTCGTGGGACTCAATCGGGACCGCATCATGGCCCTCAGCGGGACCCTGTTCGCCGTCCTGCTGCTGCTCAATCTGCTGGGGTATCTGGCCGGCTGGCTGGGGGGAAGTGGCCTGGGGCTGACGACCGGTATGCGACGTGCGTTGATGCTCGAAGTCGGCATGCAGAACGCCGGCGTCGGAGCCAAGCTCGCCTCCGACCTGTTCGAGGGCTCGACCACGACGATGATCCCCGCGGCAATCTATGCCTTCGGCTGCATGCTGACCGGGACGATCCTGGCGCACTTCATGGCGGGAAGGGAAGAGGCTCGAGGCTCGAGCGGCGAGTCTTGA